A window from Sebastes fasciatus isolate fSebFas1 chromosome 22, fSebFas1.pri, whole genome shotgun sequence encodes these proteins:
- the LOC141761012 gene encoding lecithin retinol acyltransferase-like — protein sequence MLDTLTFLLEKLFLLAQFHLSSLLPPGGSERAEKPLIRRSERDEAPPQPAGAGPGAGATGPGAGSPPVRFQRGDLLEVPRTLFTHFGIYLGEDRVAHLIPDFLPLLLPGDSQQVQQMVTNTRLLLGVLSKRASIRVDSVEDFAYGAGILLNSMDRTVDRTMDRTMDLDLDQDRVVDRSCSPLPGEEVARRAELLVGSVNYSLLWNNCEHFVTFCRYGTAQSLQTDQFCEWLKSLIRDQRNVVLTALLGLLSMACLGISCSTALPSLLIPFTLWMAC from the exons atGTTGGACACGCTCACCTTCCTCCTGGAGAAGCTCTTCCTCCTCGCTCAGTTCCATCTGTCCAGCCTGCTGCCTCCAGGCGGCTCAGAGCGCGCAGAGAAGCCGCTCATCAGGCGCTCTGAGCGGGATGAAGCTCCTCCGCAGCCCGCTGGAGCCGGACCCGGAGCTGGAGCAACTGGACCTGGAGCTGGATCTCCTCCTGTCCGGTTCCAGCGCGGAGACCTGCTGGAGGTCCCGCGGACGCTCTTCACCCACTTCGGCATCTACCTGGGCGAGGACCGGGTGGCTCACCTGATCCCGGACTTTCTCCCGCTGCTGCTGCCCGGAGACAGCCAGCAGGTCCAGCAGATGGTGACCAACACCCGGCTGCTGCTCGGGGTGCTCTCCAAGAGAGCCTCCATCCGGGTGGACTCCGTGGAGGACTTCGCGTACGGAGCCGGGATCCTGTTGAACTCCATGGACCGGACAGTGGACCGGACCATGGACCGGACcatggacctggacctggaccaggACCGGGTGGTGGACCGGAGCTGCAGCCCGCTGCCCGGAGAGGAGGTGGCCCGGCGGGCTGAGCTGCTGGTCGGTTCTGTGAACTACAGTCTGCTGTGGAACAACTGCGAGCACTTCGTCACCTTCTGCCGCTACGGAACCGCTCAGAGTCTGCAGACCGACCAG TTCTGTGAGTGGCTGAAGTCGCTGATCCGGGACCAGCGTAACGTCGTCCTGACGGCGCTGCTGGGACTTCTGTCCATGGCGTGTTTGGGGATCTCCTGCAGCACCGCCTTGCCTTCCCTCCTCATCCCCTTCACCCTGTGGATGGCCTGCTAG